A window from Shewanella livingstonensis encodes these proteins:
- a CDS encoding assimilatory sulfite reductase (NADPH) flavoprotein subunit has product MLLKELSALASPLSQGQVDKLKQLTSELSSVQLAWVSGYLAASANQGQSGVETTAEASAAPTVTILYGSQTGNGRGVAKALAVKAQAQGYAVNLASMGEYNVRQLKQETILLLVVSTHGEGEAPDDAIELHKFLASKRAPKLDNLHYSVIALGDSSYEFFCQTGKDFDTRLSALGATSLLPLVECDVDYEDISQQWQDSVVEAVKPYIQASSASVVSIGTASIAGESEYTKQNPYTAEVLVSQKITGRGSDRDVRHVEIDLGESGLTYQVGDALGVWFSNNEVLVDEVIAALGLAADESVSVSKESVSLKVALTDKKELTQLYPGLVKTWAELSGNAELAEICEDKEQTRQFILKHQLADLVAVYPAKVSATQLVDMLRPLTPRLYSIASSQAEVEAEVHLTVALVEDERQGQARFGGASHFLASAEEGQQVNVYVEPNNHFRLPENPETPVIMVGPGTGVAPFRAFMQQRAVDGVSGDSWLFFGNPHFEQDFLYQVEWQQYLKNGDLSRLDVAFSRDQAHKVYVQHRIAEQAEALWQWLQNGAHVYICGDAERMAKDVHQALVNIAVEQGGLSADDAEAYFETLRSEKRYQKDVY; this is encoded by the coding sequence ATGTTGTTAAAAGAACTTTCAGCTTTAGCTTCGCCGTTGTCTCAAGGACAAGTCGATAAGCTAAAACAACTCACATCAGAATTATCTTCAGTTCAGCTCGCATGGGTCAGCGGTTATTTAGCTGCCAGTGCTAACCAAGGTCAAAGCGGTGTCGAGACGACAGCAGAGGCAAGCGCCGCCCCAACAGTTACGATTTTATATGGTAGCCAAACCGGTAATGGCCGTGGCGTAGCCAAAGCGCTAGCCGTTAAAGCGCAGGCACAAGGTTATGCCGTTAACCTAGCATCTATGGGCGAATACAATGTCCGCCAGCTAAAACAAGAAACCATCTTGCTATTGGTTGTTAGCACTCATGGTGAAGGCGAAGCGCCTGACGATGCTATTGAACTACACAAGTTTTTAGCCTCAAAGCGCGCACCGAAGTTAGATAATTTACATTATTCTGTCATCGCCCTAGGTGATTCGAGCTATGAGTTTTTCTGCCAAACTGGTAAAGACTTTGATACGCGTTTAAGTGCACTAGGGGCAACATCTTTATTGCCGTTGGTAGAATGTGATGTTGATTATGAAGATATTTCACAACAATGGCAGGACAGCGTTGTAGAAGCTGTTAAGCCGTATATTCAAGCATCAAGTGCTAGTGTGGTCTCTATTGGTACTGCATCAATTGCAGGTGAAAGCGAATATACCAAGCAAAACCCCTATACCGCAGAAGTACTTGTAAGCCAAAAAATTACCGGTCGTGGTTCTGATCGTGATGTCCGCCATGTTGAAATTGATTTAGGCGAGTCAGGGTTAACTTACCAGGTTGGTGATGCGTTAGGTGTGTGGTTTAGTAATAACGAAGTGCTTGTCGATGAAGTGATCGCCGCACTTGGTTTAGCCGCCGACGAAAGCGTTAGCGTATCGAAAGAGTCTGTGTCATTAAAAGTGGCGTTAACTGATAAGAAAGAATTAACTCAGTTATACCCAGGCCTAGTGAAAACATGGGCTGAGCTGAGTGGTAATGCTGAACTAGCTGAAATTTGTGAAGACAAAGAACAAACCAGACAGTTTATTCTAAAGCATCAATTAGCCGATTTAGTGGCAGTTTATCCTGCTAAAGTCAGCGCGACGCAGTTAGTTGATATGTTACGTCCGCTAACACCTCGCTTATATTCAATTGCTTCAAGCCAGGCCGAAGTTGAAGCCGAGGTGCACTTAACAGTGGCATTGGTTGAAGACGAGCGTCAAGGTCAAGCTCGCTTTGGTGGTGCATCGCATTTCTTAGCCTCAGCTGAAGAAGGCCAGCAGGTCAATGTGTATGTTGAGCCTAATAACCATTTCCGCTTACCAGAAAATCCAGAAACACCGGTAATTATGGTGGGTCCTGGTACTGGTGTGGCGCCATTCCGCGCCTTTATGCAGCAACGTGCCGTTGACGGTGTGTCGGGTGACAGCTGGTTATTCTTTGGTAACCCACATTTTGAACAAGATTTCTTATACCAAGTTGAGTGGCAGCAGTATCTTAAAAATGGCGATTTATCGCGTTTAGATGTGGCTTTCTCGCGCGATCAAGCTCATAAAGTGTATGTTCAGCATCGCATTGCCGAACAAGCTGAAGCGTTGTGGCAGTGGCTACAAAATGGCGCGCATGTGTATATCTGTGGTGACGCAGAGCGTATGGCCAAAGACGTACACCAAGCATTAGTGAATATAGCGGTCGAACAAGGTGGCCTAAGCGCTGATGACGCAGAAGCTTACTTTGAAACACTTCGTAGCGAAAAACGCTACCAAAAAGACGTGTACTAA
- a CDS encoding phosphoadenylyl-sulfate reductase gives MLNDVVTTASTDAGVDHSVTPAQLQALLSAPKAEQTAALENINQFLAGLTAQQRVAWGLAYLPGGHALSSSFGIQGAVMLHMVTQAQSDIPVILTDTGYLFPETYQFIDQLTERLNLNLNVYQAGQTQAWQEARFGKLWEQGIDGLEKYNRINKVEPMQRALAELNVGTWFAGLRRSQSSTREALPILAISGKRFKLLPIIEWSNKDVHLYLTELDLPYHPLWEQGYVSVGDTHSSKPLELGMSEEDTRFNGLQRECGLHFDI, from the coding sequence ATGCTTAATGACGTGGTAACGACTGCATCTACTGATGCGGGCGTCGATCATTCTGTTACTCCCGCTCAACTGCAGGCGTTGTTATCAGCGCCTAAAGCAGAGCAAACGGCTGCGCTAGAAAACATTAATCAATTTTTAGCGGGATTAACGGCGCAGCAACGAGTGGCTTGGGGTTTAGCCTATTTACCGGGCGGGCATGCATTATCGTCAAGTTTTGGTATTCAAGGTGCGGTAATGCTGCACATGGTGACCCAGGCGCAGAGTGATATTCCGGTGATATTAACTGACACCGGTTATTTGTTCCCAGAGACTTATCAATTTATTGATCAGTTAACTGAGCGCTTAAACCTCAATCTTAACGTGTACCAAGCGGGCCAAACCCAAGCGTGGCAAGAAGCCCGTTTTGGCAAACTGTGGGAGCAGGGGATTGATGGTCTAGAAAAGTATAACCGAATCAATAAAGTTGAGCCTATGCAACGTGCATTAGCTGAATTAAATGTCGGTACCTGGTTTGCAGGCTTGCGTCGTAGCCAGTCTAGCACCCGTGAAGCATTGCCGATTTTAGCCATTAGTGGTAAACGTTTTAAGTTGTTACCTATCATTGAGTGGAGCAATAAAGACGTGCACCTGTACTTAACTGAGCTTGACTTGCCATACCACCCATTGTGGGAGCAAGGCTATGTGTCGGTAGGCGATACTCACTCTAGTAAGCCGCTTGAGTTAGGCATGTCTGAAGAAGACACCCGCTTTAACGGTTTACAGCGTGAATGTGGTTTGCACTTCGATATCTAG
- the cysI gene encoding assimilatory sulfite reductase (NADPH) hemoprotein subunit — protein MSEQKLALNEYLKIDSDYLRGDIQEGLDTQVTGSFSDGDQQLIKFHGFYQQDDRDLRNERKEQKLEPLHSFMLRARVPGGICTPQQWLEVDKISSTLTTSNSIRLTTRQTFQYHGIPKRNLKTLIQGLDRAALDSIAACGDVNRNVMCNPNPVESKLHAQAYAVAKHLSDHLLPHTRAYAEIWLDEEKLLGTETVEPVYGKTYLPRKFKMAVAVPPHNDVDVYTNDLGFIAVADAGELIGFNLVAGGGMGSTHGEVETFPRLADDLGFIKTADVTKFAEAVMTVQRDWGNRVVRKRARLKYTIVDHGLDAFKAEVEKRAGVNFEPKREVIIGDRGDRYGWVEGIDNKFHLTLFIESGRIKDMPGQTLQTGLREIAKIHKGDFRMTSNQNMIIAGVAAQDKAEIEGLARKHGLLGQVLSGTRGHSIACVALPTCPLAMAEAERYFPEFIDHIDALQAKHGISEQSIVVRMTGCPNGCARPFAAEIGLVGKAPGRYNLYLGASFEGTRLNKMHKENIQEAEILAELDGLFGRYATERDAGETFGNFTVRIGVVKAVIDAAKDFHA, from the coding sequence ATGAGTGAGCAAAAGTTAGCGTTAAACGAATACTTAAAAATCGACAGTGATTATTTACGCGGCGATATTCAGGAGGGTTTAGACACCCAAGTGACGGGATCGTTTAGCGATGGCGATCAGCAGTTGATCAAATTCCACGGTTTTTATCAGCAAGATGACCGCGACTTACGTAATGAGCGTAAAGAGCAAAAATTAGAGCCGCTGCACAGTTTTATGCTACGAGCTCGTGTACCTGGTGGTATTTGTACTCCACAGCAGTGGTTAGAAGTTGATAAAATTTCATCTACGCTAACCACCTCAAATAGTATTCGTTTAACCACGCGTCAAACGTTTCAGTACCACGGCATTCCTAAGCGTAATTTAAAAACCTTGATCCAGGGTCTTGATCGCGCCGCACTCGATTCTATTGCTGCTTGTGGTGATGTAAACCGTAACGTGATGTGTAACCCAAACCCGGTTGAATCTAAGTTACATGCGCAGGCTTACGCGGTTGCCAAGCATTTATCTGACCATTTATTACCACACACTCGCGCTTACGCTGAGATTTGGCTAGATGAAGAAAAGCTATTAGGCACCGAAACGGTTGAGCCTGTTTATGGCAAAACCTATTTGCCTCGTAAATTTAAGATGGCGGTTGCGGTTCCTCCACATAACGATGTCGACGTGTATACCAACGATCTTGGTTTTATCGCGGTAGCAGACGCCGGTGAACTGATTGGTTTTAACTTAGTTGCGGGTGGCGGTATGGGTTCTACTCATGGTGAAGTAGAAACGTTCCCACGTTTAGCCGATGATTTGGGCTTTATTAAAACCGCTGATGTGACCAAATTTGCTGAAGCGGTGATGACGGTTCAGCGTGATTGGGGTAACCGTGTTGTGCGTAAGCGTGCCCGTTTAAAGTACACCATTGTTGACCATGGTCTTGACGCGTTTAAAGCCGAAGTTGAAAAACGTGCTGGGGTGAATTTTGAGCCAAAGCGTGAGGTGATCATTGGCGATCGCGGCGACCGTTATGGTTGGGTTGAAGGCATCGACAATAAATTCCACTTAACGTTATTTATTGAAAGTGGCCGTATTAAAGATATGCCAGGTCAAACCTTGCAAACCGGTTTACGTGAAATTGCCAAAATCCATAAAGGCGATTTCCGTATGACATCTAATCAGAACATGATTATTGCTGGTGTCGCTGCACAAGACAAAGCGGAAATTGAAGGTTTAGCACGTAAGCACGGCTTATTAGGCCAGGTGTTAAGTGGTACTCGCGGGCATTCAATTGCCTGTGTAGCATTACCAACTTGCCCATTAGCGATGGCAGAAGCTGAACGTTACTTCCCAGAGTTTATCGATCACATCGATGCACTACAGGCAAAACATGGCATTAGCGAGCAGTCAATTGTGGTGCGTATGACGGGTTGTCCAAACGGTTGTGCCCGTCCATTTGCTGCCGAAATTGGCTTAGTGGGTAAAGCGCCAGGGCGTTACAATTTGTATTTAGGCGCCAGCTTTGAAGGCACACGTTTAAATAAAATGCATAAAGAAAACATTCAAGAAGCAGAAATTTTAGCTGAATTGGATGGCTTGTTTGGCCGCTACGCCACTGAACGTGATGCTGGCGAAACCTTTGGTAACTTCACTGTACGCATTGGCGTTGTGAAGGCGGTTATAGACGCCGCTAAGGATTTTCATGCTTAA
- a CDS encoding Re/Si-specific NAD(P)(+) transhydrogenase subunit alpha, whose amino-acid sequence MQIGIPRESIEGETRVAATPATVIQLKKLGFSVAIEAQAGVKSSFDNAAFEAAGADVVDSVYQADFIFKVNAPTDDEIAKMKPGTTLVSFIWPAQNPELVEKLSSHNITVMAMDMVPRISRAQSLDALSSMANIGGYRAVIEAAHEFGRFFTGQITAAGKVPPAKVLVIGAGVAGLAAIGTAGSLGAIVRAFDTRLEVAEQIESMGGSFLKLEFENKEGGSSDGYAKVMSEEFIEAEMALFAEQAKDVDIIITTALIPGRPAPKLITKDMVDTMKPGSVIVDLAAATGGNCEYTVTGERFITDNGVKVLGYTDLPGRLPAQSSQLYGTNLVNLMKLMCKAKDGNAVLDFDDVVMRNMTVTRGGEITFPPPAISVSAAPQKPAASIAPKAKVDKAPSKLKYILGVLGLAGFAAVASVAPAEFLSHFTVFILSCVVGYYVVWNVSHSLHTPLMSVTNAISGIIVVGALLQIGQGSALVTALAFVAVLIASINIFGGFTVTQRMLKMFRKD is encoded by the coding sequence ATGCAGATTGGAATACCGAGAGAAAGTATCGAAGGTGAAACTCGAGTCGCGGCGACTCCAGCGACCGTGATACAGCTTAAAAAGCTCGGCTTTAGTGTGGCAATTGAAGCACAGGCAGGTGTGAAATCAAGCTTCGATAATGCTGCATTTGAAGCCGCCGGGGCGGATGTAGTCGATAGTGTTTATCAAGCTGACTTTATCTTTAAAGTCAATGCGCCGACCGATGACGAAATAGCCAAAATGAAGCCAGGCACTACGCTAGTCAGTTTTATTTGGCCAGCCCAAAACCCAGAACTTGTTGAAAAACTGTCAAGTCACAATATTACCGTGATGGCAATGGACATGGTGCCGCGCATCTCGCGCGCCCAGTCACTGGACGCCTTATCATCGATGGCTAACATTGGTGGTTATCGCGCAGTCATTGAGGCTGCTCACGAGTTTGGGCGTTTCTTTACCGGGCAAATTACCGCAGCAGGTAAGGTGCCACCAGCCAAAGTATTGGTAATTGGTGCTGGTGTAGCAGGTCTTGCCGCTATTGGCACTGCGGGCTCGCTAGGGGCCATCGTTCGCGCATTTGATACTCGCCTTGAAGTGGCTGAGCAAATTGAGTCAATGGGCGGCAGTTTCTTAAAGCTTGAATTTGAAAATAAAGAAGGCGGATCGTCTGACGGTTATGCCAAAGTGATGTCAGAAGAGTTTATTGAAGCTGAAATGGCGTTATTTGCCGAGCAAGCTAAAGATGTCGACATCATTATCACCACCGCATTAATTCCTGGTCGCCCAGCGCCAAAACTCATCACCAAAGACATGGTCGATACCATGAAACCCGGCTCTGTGATTGTCGATTTAGCGGCAGCCACTGGCGGTAACTGTGAGTATACCGTTACTGGTGAACGCTTTATTACTGACAATGGCGTCAAGGTATTGGGTTACACCGATTTACCCGGTCGTTTACCCGCGCAGTCATCACAACTTTATGGCACTAACTTAGTCAACTTGATGAAGTTAATGTGTAAAGCTAAAGATGGCAACGCAGTACTCGATTTTGATGACGTGGTGATGCGCAACATGACCGTGACTCGTGGCGGCGAAATTACCTTTCCACCACCAGCGATTTCAGTGTCTGCGGCGCCACAAAAACCAGCAGCAAGTATTGCCCCTAAAGCTAAAGTTGATAAAGCGCCGTCAAAACTTAAATACATTTTAGGTGTGTTAGGGCTTGCCGGTTTTGCTGCAGTCGCTTCGGTTGCACCCGCTGAGTTCTTATCGCATTTCACCGTGTTTATCCTATCGTGCGTGGTGGGTTATTACGTGGTGTGGAATGTGTCGCACTCATTGCATACGCCGTTAATGTCGGTCACTAATGCGATTTCTGGCATTATTGTGGTTGGGGCGTTATTGCAAATAGGCCAAGGTTCAGCATTAGTCACGGCGCTTGCGTTTGTTGCGGTGCTTATTGCCAGTATCAACATCTTTGGCGGGTTTACCGTCACTCAGCGCATGCTGAAGATGTTCCGTAAAGATTAA
- a CDS encoding sensor domain-containing diguanylate cyclase, protein MAQQDIITQLQLELERHKQTIKQLENENNRLTLLNKRVNEQLNATLDGTGLCLWEQHIPSGNLTIFNQQWGHLLGFTREELPAHISSWKNNLHPEDKDWVIQAFESHVAGNAEIYQAVHRMVHKDGTVAWVSDRGRIIEYGINGEPLRIMGTHIDVTQEKRYEQDLAKLAHRDPLTNLLNRNALIAAFEQGKSTHSTHQGALCFIDLDGFKIINDHLGHRYGDSLLIHIANDIAQICDQLFSTPDTTQTPRHHVARFGGDEFVILAHCNDVERLTTLAKTLLSHYQHPIELEGESIKVGLSIGISLFDELDEFTNVCEQADKAMYSIKKHGKHNFLFW, encoded by the coding sequence ATGGCACAGCAAGACATCATTACTCAATTACAGCTTGAACTAGAGCGGCATAAGCAGACAATCAAGCAACTAGAGAATGAGAATAATCGACTTACTCTATTAAATAAAAGAGTAAACGAACAACTCAACGCTACGCTTGATGGCACTGGCTTATGTCTATGGGAACAACATATTCCCAGCGGAAACCTGACTATTTTTAATCAGCAGTGGGGCCATCTGCTCGGGTTTACTCGTGAAGAGTTACCTGCTCATATCAGCAGTTGGAAAAACAATCTTCACCCAGAAGACAAAGACTGGGTGATACAAGCCTTTGAAAGCCATGTAGCCGGTAACGCTGAAATTTATCAAGCCGTGCATCGCATGGTGCACAAAGATGGCACTGTTGCATGGGTGTCTGACCGTGGGCGTATTATTGAATATGGTATTAACGGTGAACCGCTTCGTATTATGGGCACGCATATTGATGTCACCCAAGAAAAACGCTACGAACAAGATTTAGCCAAACTCGCTCATCGTGATCCGTTAACTAATTTACTCAATCGAAATGCACTCATTGCTGCCTTTGAACAAGGAAAAAGCACTCACAGTACACATCAAGGCGCGCTGTGCTTTATCGATTTGGACGGTTTTAAGATAATTAATGACCACTTAGGCCATCGATATGGCGATAGTTTATTAATCCATATTGCCAACGATATAGCTCAAATATGCGATCAACTCTTTAGTACGCCAGACACAACACAAACTCCACGACATCATGTGGCACGCTTTGGTGGTGATGAGTTTGTCATTTTAGCTCATTGTAATGATGTGGAACGCCTAACAACCTTAGCTAAAACCTTACTGTCACACTATCAACATCCTATCGAATTAGAGGGTGAAAGCATTAAAGTAGGCCTCAGTATTGGCATCAGTTTATTTGATGAATTAGATGAGTTTACTAACGTATGTGAACAGGCAGACAAGGCAATGTACAGTATTAAAAAACACGGTAAACATAACTTCTTATTTTGGTAA
- the pntB gene encoding Re/Si-specific NAD(P)(+) transhydrogenase subunit beta — protein MSQGLVTASYIIAAVFFILSLAGLSKQETAKNGNLFGIIGMAIALIATILNPATNGVEWIILAMVIGGSIGIRLALKVEMTEMPELVAILHSFVGLAAVLVGFNSFIDIQPHEVSEIVVVLGQDLNTTLETARAAFVEASNAQQTEHLTGAMLNIHLVEVFLGIFIGAVTFTGSIVAFAKLRGLVSSKALMLPHRHKLNLLAVVVSLILMIMFVQAGGSVTPIILMTLIALAFGWHLVASIGGADMPVVVSMLNSYSGWAAAAAGFMLSNDLLIVVGALVGSSGAILSYIMCKAMNRSFISVIAGGFGNDAVASTGDDTVGEYRETTAEDVADMLKASDSVIITPGYGMAVAQAQYPVAEITKKLRALGIKVRFGIHPVAGRLPGHMNVLLAEAKVPYDIVLEMDEINEDFSSTDTVLVIGANDTVNPAAMEDPNSPIAGMPVLEVWKAQNVIGFKRSMNTGYAGVQNPLFFKDNTQMLFGDAKDSVEAILKAL, from the coding sequence GTGTCTCAAGGACTGGTTACAGCATCTTATATCATTGCCGCGGTGTTTTTTATTCTCAGCTTAGCTGGGTTATCAAAACAAGAAACCGCTAAAAATGGTAATTTATTTGGCATTATTGGTATGGCGATTGCGCTTATTGCTACCATACTTAATCCTGCTACAAACGGCGTAGAATGGATTATTCTCGCCATGGTCATTGGTGGATCAATTGGTATTCGCTTAGCATTAAAAGTCGAAATGACTGAAATGCCAGAGCTAGTCGCGATTTTGCACAGTTTTGTGGGTCTCGCAGCGGTATTAGTGGGCTTTAATAGCTTTATTGATATCCAACCACACGAAGTGTCTGAAATTGTGGTGGTATTGGGGCAAGACCTCAACACAACACTAGAAACCGCCAGAGCTGCATTTGTTGAAGCGAGCAATGCTCAACAGACTGAGCACCTAACCGGTGCCATGCTTAACATTCACTTAGTAGAAGTATTTTTAGGCATCTTTATTGGTGCAGTCACCTTCACAGGTTCGATTGTGGCCTTTGCTAAGTTACGTGGTCTGGTATCATCAAAAGCATTAATGCTGCCACATCGTCACAAGCTCAATTTGCTTGCGGTAGTGGTGTCATTAATACTAATGATTATGTTTGTCCAAGCTGGCGGCTCAGTAACACCTATCATACTGATGACCTTAATCGCCTTGGCATTTGGTTGGCACTTAGTCGCCTCAATTGGCGGTGCAGACATGCCAGTTGTAGTGTCAATGCTCAACTCATATTCAGGCTGGGCAGCCGCAGCAGCAGGTTTCATGTTATCTAATGACTTACTGATTGTGGTTGGTGCGCTTGTGGGCTCATCGGGTGCGATTCTGTCTTACATTATGTGTAAAGCCATGAACCGCTCGTTTATCTCTGTTATTGCCGGTGGTTTTGGTAATGATGCCGTGGCTTCAACAGGCGACGACACCGTGGGCGAATACCGTGAAACAACCGCTGAAGACGTCGCTGATATGCTAAAAGCGTCAGATTCAGTCATCATCACCCCAGGTTATGGCATGGCGGTAGCGCAAGCACAATATCCGGTGGCTGAAATCACTAAAAAGCTCCGTGCATTGGGCATAAAAGTTCGCTTTGGTATTCACCCTGTTGCAGGTCGTTTACCTGGCCACATGAACGTACTATTGGCTGAAGCTAAAGTGCCTTACGATATCGTGCTTGAAATGGACGAAATCAACGAAGACTTTAGCAGTACTGACACAGTGTTGGTTATTGGCGCTAACGATACGGTTAACCCCGCAGCGATGGAAGATCCAAATAGCCCTATTGCGGGTATGCCAGTATTAGAAGTGTGGAAAGCCCAAAACGTCATTGGCTTTAAACGTTCAATGAACACCGGTTATGCTGGTGTACAAAATCCATTGTTCTTTAAAGACAATACTCAAATGTTGTTTGGCGATGCTAAGGACAGTGTAGAAGCAATCCTTAAAGCCTTATAA